DNA sequence from the Candidatus Cloacimonadota bacterium genome:
CGATCTCGCCCGCACCATCCACGCTCACCCCACCGTGGCAGAAATCTATATGGACGCCGGCTCCTTAGACTAGACAAAGATTTTCATTGGGTTGAACCAGGCACTCTTACGGTGTCTGGTTCTTTGTCTCTGGGAAAAGTCGCTCAAGCAAGCATTCTAATCAAGCTTGAGTTAACGCATTTGGTAGAGCTCAGAAACAGGACAATAAAAAGCAGCAAGGTTGACTATCTACAAAAAGTCTGACATTAGATAACAAGACGAGTACAATTCAATTATCCGCTTGGCCATACATAGATTGTGAGTAACGAGGGATATCAAATGCACTCAAACATCCAGAGAAACAATGAATTGGAATCCACGCCAACATCGGGGACTCTACATACTCGCATCTCATATATCATAGGCAAGCATATAATTAACTAATCTTTTTTTTGTAATGCAAGTCAAGAGTTTCCCTGGTATAGATGCTCAAAATTGGCAGGACTCGGGCTTATGGTTCATTGCAAAAATGTGTTTTGGTGTTATTCTCAATTGCTTTATGCTTTATCAATTCTATAAAATTAGGAGTGAGAATACTAGCCCTCAATGATTTCCAGAATGCTCTGAAAGGGAATGCTATGCATACATTTAAAATGTCCCAGAGGACATTTTTCAGAACCGTGCAATGAACAGGGCTGGCAATCCAGATTAGCACAGAGGATATGAGCGTTGGGATTCTGCGGAGAAAATCCCAATCGGGGATGAGTTGCCCCAAAAATTGCGATCTGCGGTCTATGCAATGCAGCGGCCAGATGCATGGGTCCGCTATCAGAGCTGATCACCCAATCACAAGTCTCCAACAGGGACAGAATCTGCGCATAGTTAAGTTTTGCACATAGATTTATGGTTCTTTCATCAAGTATCAGGTTTTGGCAAAGCTCTAGCTCAGAAAAAGATCCCAACAATATATATTGAAAATTCTTAGGGCTATTTTCTATAAGCTCTTTGTAATATTTTAAAGGATATCTCTTTGTATTATGTGTAGCTCCGGGAAATATAGCAATTCTTTTGCAGACTGAGAGAAGCTCGGGCAAAGTGGTGTGTGGGGATGAGTATAAATGCGGAGACTCAAGTATTACATGTTGATAGATTTTATCCAATGCAGTTTTATAAAGATCCAGTGTGCTCTCAATATGCAGGCTATTATTCCCTTTCACAATTCTAGCTCTGGTAATGCGTGCCTTGTTGTAGGTAACGCTTTTGTTCCCTCTGGCGGCGATTTTTATAAGGTATGTGGAGAGCTTGCCATGCAGATCAATCACAATATCGTATCTGACCTTAAACAGTGCGAAATGTGCCTTAAAACTCTTTTTATAAATTATCGGCTTGAGCCCACAACCCATTAGGGTCACAAGCTCAAGGAATTGTTCTTTTACCACATAATCAATCTGCGCTTCAGGATACTTTGCCCTTAACCAAGCCGCAATGGGCTGAGTGAGAACTATGTCCCCCAGAGAACTAAGGCGCAAAATAAGGATTTTCATTGCGTGCTTTTAATTATCATTGGAATATCGAGAATTAACTGACTAAGATCTCCGGGATTTATACACCCTGCCTGTGCACTATCCGGGCGTCCGCCACCCTTGCCGTCCAACGTGGCAGCAATAGCAGATACTATCTTACCCGCATTAAACTTGGGCAATAGTTTCTTACCAACTACTGTAAGTATAGAGAGCTTATCTCCTTTTTTACAAAGCATTACAGCAATTTCATCACTCAGCTTTTCACGCAAGTTGTCCGCAAAAGATTTGAGGTCACTACCCTCAGGAAGTTCTTTGACCAGAAGCCTAAACTCACCATAGGTAATAGATTGAGCTAACATATCGTCAATCATGGCCAGACTGTGCTGGCTTTCCAATTGTTTTATCCTGTTTTCTAGATCAGCAATGTGTTGCTTCTGTGCTTGTAGTTTCTGCTCAATCAAGTTTGGTGGGCAAGAAA
Encoded proteins:
- a CDS encoding glycosyltransferase family 9 protein produces the protein MKILILRLSSLGDIVLTQPIAAWLRAKYPEAQIDYVVKEQFLELVTLMGCGLKPIIYKKSFKAHFALFKVRYDIVIDLHGKLSTYLIKIAARGNKSVTYNKARITRARIVKGNNSLHIESTLDLYKTALDKIYQHVILESPHLYSSPHTTLPELLSVCKRIAIFPGATHNTKRYPLKYYKELIENSPKNFQYILLGSFSELELCQNLILDERTINLCAKLNYAQILSLLETCDWVISSDSGPMHLAAALHRPQIAIFGATHPRLGFSPQNPNAHILCANLDCQPCSLHGSEKCPLGHFKCMHSIPFQSILEIIEG